In Streptomyces nojiriensis, one genomic interval encodes:
- a CDS encoding acyl-CoA dehydrogenase family protein, translating into MRRTVFNEDHEAFRETIRAFIEAEVVPVYDEWFAAGQAPRDFYYKLGELGVFGINVPEEFGGAGLDTHKFEAVLYEETSRAGVNFGGSGVHVLLALPYIKMLADIEQKKRFLPKFVSGEEMWALAMTEPGTGSDVAGMKTTAKLSEDGTHYVLNGSKTFITGGVHADRVIVCARTSAPSEDDRRFGISLFAVDTKSEGYSIGRKLDKLGLKTSDTAELAFVDVKVPVEDLLGEEGKGFYYLGHNLASERWGIAFGAYAQAAAAVRFAQQYVTERTVFGKPVAHFQNTKFELAACQAEVDAAQAVADRALEALDAGELTPAEAASAKLFCTEVAHRVIDRCLQLHGGYGYMNEYPIARLYADNRVNRIYGGTSEIMKSIIAKSMGL; encoded by the coding sequence GTGCGCCGTACCGTTTTCAACGAGGACCACGAGGCATTCCGCGAGACCATCCGCGCCTTCATCGAGGCCGAGGTCGTCCCGGTCTACGACGAGTGGTTCGCAGCCGGTCAGGCGCCGCGCGACTTCTACTACAAGCTCGGCGAGCTGGGCGTCTTTGGGATCAACGTGCCCGAGGAGTTCGGCGGCGCGGGCCTGGACACCCACAAGTTCGAGGCCGTCCTCTACGAAGAGACCTCGCGCGCGGGCGTCAACTTCGGCGGCTCCGGCGTGCACGTGCTGCTCGCCCTCCCCTACATCAAGATGCTGGCCGACATCGAGCAGAAGAAGCGCTTCCTGCCGAAGTTCGTCTCCGGCGAGGAGATGTGGGCGCTGGCGATGACCGAGCCGGGCACCGGCTCCGACGTCGCGGGCATGAAGACCACCGCCAAGCTCTCCGAGGACGGCACCCACTACGTCCTCAACGGCTCCAAGACCTTCATCACCGGTGGCGTCCACGCCGACCGCGTGATCGTCTGCGCCCGCACCTCCGCCCCGAGCGAGGACGACCGCCGCTTCGGCATCTCCCTCTTCGCCGTGGACACCAAGTCCGAGGGCTACTCCATCGGCCGCAAGCTCGACAAGCTGGGCCTGAAGACCTCCGACACCGCCGAGCTGGCGTTCGTCGACGTGAAGGTCCCGGTCGAGGACCTGCTCGGCGAGGAGGGCAAGGGCTTCTACTACCTCGGCCACAACCTGGCCTCCGAGCGCTGGGGCATCGCCTTCGGCGCGTACGCCCAGGCCGCCGCGGCCGTCCGGTTCGCCCAGCAGTACGTCACGGAGCGCACCGTCTTCGGCAAGCCCGTCGCGCACTTCCAGAACACCAAGTTCGAGCTGGCCGCCTGCCAGGCCGAGGTGGACGCCGCGCAGGCCGTCGCCGACCGCGCCCTGGAGGCCCTGGACGCCGGCGAGCTGACGCCCGCCGAGGCCGCCTCCGCGAAGCTGTTCTGCACCGAGGTCGCGCACCGCGTGATCGACCGCTGCCTCCAGCTGCACGGCGGCTACGGCTACATGAACGAGTACCCGATCGCCCGCCTGTACGCCGACAACCGCGTGAACCGCATCTACGGCGGCACCAGCGAGATCATGAAGTCCATCATCGCCAAGTCCATGGGCCTGTAA
- a CDS encoding thiamine pyrophosphate-binding protein, producing MTHDHDLVLRPTDAQRAAALAPPPGRTGGDLVVETLRSLGANTVFGLPGQHALALFDAVGRSDLRLVGLRTENNAGFAADAYGRITGEAVPLLLSTGPGALMALPALAEAAAASAPVLAISSQVPVAGLGGGRRGHLHELRDQSASFRDVVKSVHTVRTPSQLPSVIAEAWESALTAPHGPVFVEIPEDVLRAETVIPQVTGVDATPHELAPRPELTALAAHWLENATRPVIIAGGGVVRSDAAGKLRQLAERLNAPVVTTFGGKGAFPWTHPLSLQSWLEDRHMTDFLEDADVLLVVGSGLGELSSNYHTFFPTGRVVQIEADLGKLESNHAGLGIHADARLALQALLETVSEREDPSAPERVRLVLADIAARLATQDVALEQELLGSIRAALPPRSPSFWDMTILSYWAWSAFDPKHPNTMHSAQGAGGLGYAFPAALGACVAEPDTPVLAVSGDGGAMYSVADLATAKQHGLDVTWLIVDDAGYGILREYGCGTGTELAGPDFVALAQSFGVPASTTTPESLREDLAKALGTPGPSVVVLPATLKMFAPTHL from the coding sequence GTGACGCACGACCACGACCTGGTTCTCCGCCCCACCGACGCCCAGAGGGCGGCCGCGCTCGCGCCGCCGCCGGGCCGGACGGGCGGGGACCTGGTCGTGGAAACGCTGCGCTCGCTCGGCGCGAACACCGTCTTCGGCCTGCCCGGCCAGCACGCGCTCGCCCTCTTCGACGCGGTCGGCCGCTCCGACCTGCGCCTCGTGGGGCTGCGTACGGAGAACAACGCGGGCTTCGCGGCCGACGCGTACGGCCGGATCACGGGCGAGGCGGTGCCGCTGCTGCTCTCCACCGGCCCGGGCGCGCTGATGGCGCTGCCCGCCCTGGCCGAGGCGGCCGCCGCCTCGGCCCCGGTCCTCGCGATCTCCTCCCAGGTTCCGGTGGCGGGCCTGGGCGGCGGGCGGCGCGGGCACCTGCACGAGCTGCGGGACCAGTCGGCCTCCTTCCGGGACGTGGTGAAGTCCGTCCACACGGTCCGCACCCCCTCCCAGCTCCCCTCCGTGATCGCGGAGGCCTGGGAGTCGGCCCTGACCGCCCCGCACGGCCCGGTGTTCGTCGAGATCCCCGAGGACGTGCTGCGGGCCGAGACCGTCATCCCGCAGGTCACGGGCGTGGACGCGACCCCGCACGAGCTGGCGCCGAGGCCAGAGCTCACGGCGCTCGCCGCCCACTGGCTGGAGAACGCCACCCGCCCGGTGATCATCGCGGGCGGCGGGGTCGTCCGCTCCGACGCGGCGGGCAAGCTGAGGCAGCTCGCCGAGCGCCTGAACGCGCCCGTCGTCACCACCTTCGGCGGCAAGGGCGCCTTCCCGTGGACCCATCCGCTGTCCCTCCAGTCCTGGCTGGAGGACCGCCACATGACGGACTTCCTGGAGGACGCCGACGTCCTGCTCGTGGTCGGCTCGGGCCTCGGCGAGCTCTCGTCGAACTACCACACGTTCTTCCCGACGGGCCGGGTCGTCCAGATCGAGGCGGACCTCGGCAAGCTGGAGTCCAACCACGCGGGCCTCGGCATCCACGCGGACGCCCGCCTGGCGCTCCAGGCCCTGCTGGAGACGGTGTCCGAGCGCGAGGACCCCTCCGCCCCGGAGCGCGTGCGCCTGGTCCTCGCGGACATCGCGGCCCGCCTCGCCACCCAGGACGTGGCCCTCGAACAGGAACTCCTCGGCTCGATCCGGGCCGCGCTCCCGCCCCGCTCCCCGTCCTTCTGGGACATGACGATCCTGTCCTACTGGGCCTGGTCCGCCTTCGACCCGAAGCACCCCAACACCATGCACTCGGCCCAGGGCGCGGGCGGCCTCGGCTACGCCTTCCCGGCGGCACTCGGCGCGTGCGTCGCGGAACCGGACACCCCGGTGCTGGCGGTGTCCGGCGACGGCGGCGCGATGTACTCCGTCGCGGACCTCGCCACGGCGAAGCAGCACGGCCTCGACGTCACCTGGCTGATCGTGGACGACGCCGGCTACGGCATCCTGCGCGAGTACGGCTGCGGGACCGGCACCGAGCTCGCCGGCCCCGACTTCGTGGCGCTGGCGCAGTCCTTCGGCGTCCCGGCCTCCACCACCACCCCGGAATCCCTCCGCGAGGACCTCGCGAAGGCCCTCGGGACCCCGGGCCCCTCGGTGGTGGTCCTCCCGGCCACCCTGAAGATGTTCGCCCCGACGCACCTCTGA
- a CDS encoding DUF4253 domain-containing protein → MSKSPKVRSPLSVLAEDPQGRSLGLELPRGVLIDRPGRRGWWRESAPLLWVSDEAVGVGALAAHRSPALAAAGLQAVLLQGRRGLERWWQEREFSPERMSDPDDHHVEPVLREFWSAVVPDPEEGAEGEELIAPFGRDWPGLARSEDGPDPDAVACGLADGLIASGHLPSPRLALVPAGRGADVPAAMGWCGPTNHENDTARISAVLRSWEDRFGARVVALGFDELHVSVAAPPRTVARALPVAAEHYAFAPDNIWQGSGSIRAYADEAVTGSNHWGFWWD, encoded by the coding sequence ATGTCGAAGTCTCCGAAGGTGCGCAGCCCGCTGTCCGTCCTGGCCGAGGATCCCCAAGGGCGGTCCCTCGGGCTGGAGTTGCCGCGCGGTGTGCTCATCGACAGGCCCGGTCGGCGGGGGTGGTGGCGGGAGTCCGCGCCGCTGCTGTGGGTGTCCGACGAGGCCGTGGGGGTCGGGGCGCTCGCCGCTCACCGGAGTCCCGCGCTCGCGGCCGCCGGGCTGCAGGCCGTGCTGCTCCAGGGGCGGCGCGGGCTGGAACGGTGGTGGCAGGAGCGGGAGTTCTCGCCGGAGCGGATGTCCGACCCCGACGACCACCACGTCGAGCCCGTGCTGCGCGAGTTCTGGAGCGCGGTCGTGCCCGACCCCGAGGAGGGGGCGGAGGGGGAGGAGCTCATCGCTCCCTTCGGCCGCGACTGGCCCGGGCTCGCCCGGTCGGAGGACGGGCCGGATCCGGACGCCGTCGCCTGTGGGCTCGCGGACGGGCTGATCGCGAGCGGCCACCTGCCGAGCCCGCGGCTCGCGCTGGTCCCCGCGGGCCGCGGGGCCGACGTACCGGCCGCGATGGGCTGGTGCGGCCCGACCAACCACGAGAACGACACCGCCCGCATCAGCGCGGTCCTGCGCTCCTGGGAGGACCGCTTCGGCGCCCGCGTCGTGGCCCTCGGCTTCGACGAGCTCCACGTGTCCGTGGCGGCCCCGCCGCGTACGGTCGCCCGCGCGCTCCCCGTCGCGGCGGAGCACTACGCCTTCGCGCCCGACAACATCTGGCAGGGCTCCGGCAGCATCCGCGCCTACGCCGACGAGGCCGTCACCGGCAGCAACCACTGGGGATTCTGGTGGGACTGA
- the speB gene encoding agmatinase, with amino-acid sequence MSTQPRGPVDSSRIPRYAGPATFARLPRLDEVGSADVAVVGVPFDSGVSYRPGARFGGNAIREASRLLRPYNPAQDASPFALAQVADAGDIAVNPFNINEAVETVEAAADELLGAGSRLMTLGGDHTIALPLLRSVAKKHGPVALLHFDAHLDTWDTYFGAEYTHGTPFRRAVEEGILDTEALSHVGTRGPLYGKQDLDDDAKMGFGIVTSADVYRRGADEVADQLRQRIGDRPLYISIDIDVLDPAHAPGTGTPEAGGMTSRELLEIIRGLSSCNLVSADVVEVAPAYDHAEITSVAASHTAYELTTIMSRQIAQAKGK; translated from the coding sequence ATGAGCACGCAGCCGCGCGGCCCCGTCGACTCCTCCCGTATCCCGCGCTACGCGGGCCCGGCGACCTTCGCCCGTCTGCCCCGCCTCGACGAGGTCGGCTCCGCCGACGTCGCCGTCGTCGGCGTGCCCTTCGACTCCGGCGTGTCCTACCGCCCCGGCGCCCGCTTCGGCGGCAACGCCATCCGCGAGGCCTCGCGCCTGCTGCGCCCGTACAACCCGGCCCAGGACGCCTCCCCGTTCGCGCTCGCCCAGGTCGCCGACGCCGGTGACATCGCCGTGAACCCCTTCAACATCAACGAGGCCGTCGAGACGGTCGAGGCCGCCGCCGACGAGCTGCTCGGCGCCGGCTCCCGCCTGATGACCCTGGGCGGCGACCACACCATCGCCCTGCCGCTGCTCCGCTCCGTCGCGAAGAAGCACGGCCCGGTCGCGCTGCTCCACTTCGACGCGCACCTGGACACCTGGGACACCTACTTCGGCGCCGAGTACACCCACGGCACCCCGTTCCGCCGCGCCGTCGAGGAGGGCATCCTCGACACCGAGGCGCTCTCCCACGTCGGTACCCGCGGCCCGCTGTACGGCAAGCAGGACCTGGACGACGACGCCAAGATGGGCTTCGGCATCGTCACCTCGGCCGACGTCTACCGCCGCGGCGCCGACGAGGTCGCCGACCAGCTGCGCCAGCGCATCGGCGACCGTCCGCTGTACATCTCCATCGACATCGACGTGCTCGACCCGGCGCACGCGCCCGGCACCGGCACCCCGGAGGCGGGCGGCATGACCTCCCGCGAGCTGCTGGAGATCATCCGCGGGCTGTCCTCCTGCAACCTCGTTTCCGCCGACGTCGTCGAGGTCGCCCCGGCGTACGATCACGCCGAGATCACCTCGGTCGCGGCCTCGCACACCGCGTACGAGCTGACCACGATCATGTCGCGACAGATCGCGCAGGCGAAGGGCAAGTAA
- a CDS encoding ABC transporter ATP-binding protein translates to MAAAETAAGEKQGWGKRLAAYTWRYRTNVLLALGSSLAGMAVMAVVPLVTKVIIDDVIGDRTKPMAPWAGMLIAAALLVYVLTYVRRYYGGRLALDVQHDLRTDMYDTIARLDGRRQDELNTGQVVGRATSDLQLIQGLLFMLPMTIGNFLLFGISLGIMLWLSPLLTLVALLMAPALWFIAKRSRKKLFPATWWAQGQAAAVATVVDGAVTGVRVVKGFGQEEQETGKLREAGRRLFAGRMRTIRLNSRYTPALQAVPALAQVAMLALGGWMATNGQVTLGTFVAFSTYLAQLVGPVRMLAMVLTVGQQARAGVERVFELIDTEPEIHEGTHELPADAPATVEFDDVRFGYDPGRPVLDGFSLSVAQGETVAVVGSSGSGKSTVALLLPRFYDADGGAVRVGGHDVRELTYDSLRGAIGLVPEDSFLFSDTIRANIAYGHPGATEEQIEAAARAAQAEGFIRALPAGYDTKVGEQGLTLSGGQRQRIALARAILTDPRLLLLDDATSAVDARVEHEIHEALRSVMAGRTTLLIAHRRSTLALADRIAVLDRGRLADIGTHEELESRSALYRRLLTDPDALGAASPRTPDARVMTEFERELDRDLERGIELEAEIDSEPVNAKRRVAGGVTPELWRRQDEPDTAAGAPVPGAAPAAGGAPGAGHSMAGSVSGMPATPELLAQVAALPPADDLPEVDETRAAAAEESYGLRHLLRGFWAPLAISLGLVAADAGAGLLLPILIRHGIDQGVEQAVLGAVWVAAGLALALVVAQWAAQFAETRMTGRTGERVLYALRVKIFAQLQRLGLDYYERELTGKIMTRMTTDVDSLSSFLQTGLVTAVVSVFTFFGILIALLVLDVELALIVFATLPVLVVGTIVFRRRSVAAYELARDRVSLVNADLQESVSGLRIVQAFRREGSGAKRFAERSHSYREARVRGQWLISVYFPFVQLLSSGAAAAVLIVGAGRVEAGTLTTGALVAYLLYIDLFFAPVQQLSQVFDGYQQATVALGRIQGLLREPTTTPLPERPRALESLRGEIAFENVRFQYGTAEERGENGEALAGISLRIPAGQTVAFVGETGAGKSTLVKMVARFYDPTSGRVTADGADLRELDLTAYRHRLGVVPQEAYLFPGTVRDAIAYGIPGASDAEVEAAARAVGAHDMIATLDGGYLHTVAERGRNLSAGQRQLIALARAELVDPDVLLLDEATAALDLATEAQVNQATDRLAGKRTTLVVAHRLTTAARADRVVVMDRGRVVEDGTHTELLARGGRYAELWRTFVGEDERAAA, encoded by the coding sequence GTGGCGGCGGCAGAGACAGCGGCTGGGGAGAAACAGGGCTGGGGCAAGCGGCTGGCGGCCTACACCTGGCGGTACAGGACCAATGTGCTGCTCGCGCTCGGCTCCTCGCTGGCCGGTATGGCCGTGATGGCGGTCGTGCCGCTGGTCACCAAGGTGATCATCGACGACGTCATCGGGGACCGGACCAAGCCCATGGCGCCCTGGGCCGGGATGCTCATAGCCGCGGCCCTGCTCGTGTACGTACTGACCTACGTACGCAGGTACTACGGCGGGCGGCTCGCCCTCGACGTGCAGCACGACCTGCGCACCGACATGTACGACACGATCGCCCGCCTCGACGGGCGGCGGCAGGACGAGCTGAACACCGGTCAGGTCGTCGGCCGCGCCACCAGCGACCTCCAGCTGATCCAGGGCCTGCTCTTCATGCTGCCCATGACGATCGGGAACTTCCTGCTCTTCGGGATATCCCTCGGGATCATGCTCTGGCTCTCGCCGCTGCTGACCCTCGTCGCCCTGCTCATGGCCCCCGCCCTGTGGTTCATAGCCAAGCGCAGCCGCAAGAAGCTCTTCCCCGCCACCTGGTGGGCCCAGGGCCAGGCCGCCGCCGTGGCGACCGTCGTCGACGGGGCCGTGACCGGCGTCCGCGTCGTCAAGGGCTTCGGCCAGGAGGAGCAGGAGACCGGCAAGCTGCGCGAAGCCGGCCGCCGGCTGTTCGCCGGGCGGATGCGGACCATCCGCCTCAACTCGCGCTACACCCCCGCCCTGCAGGCCGTCCCCGCGCTCGCCCAGGTCGCCATGCTGGCCCTCGGCGGCTGGATGGCCACCAACGGCCAGGTCACCCTCGGCACCTTCGTCGCCTTCTCCACCTACCTCGCCCAGCTCGTCGGACCCGTCCGCATGCTCGCCATGGTCCTCACCGTCGGACAGCAGGCCCGGGCCGGCGTGGAGCGCGTGTTCGAGCTCATCGACACCGAGCCCGAGATCCACGAGGGCACCCACGAGCTGCCCGCCGACGCGCCCGCCACCGTCGAGTTCGACGACGTCCGCTTCGGCTACGACCCCGGGCGGCCCGTCCTCGACGGCTTCTCGCTCTCCGTGGCGCAGGGCGAGACCGTCGCCGTCGTCGGGTCCTCGGGCAGCGGCAAGTCCACCGTCGCGCTCCTGCTGCCCCGGTTCTACGACGCCGACGGCGGCGCCGTCCGCGTCGGCGGCCACGACGTCCGCGAGCTGACGTACGACTCCCTGCGCGGCGCGATAGGCCTGGTCCCCGAGGACTCCTTCCTCTTCTCCGACACCATCCGCGCCAACATCGCCTACGGGCACCCCGGCGCCACCGAGGAGCAGATCGAGGCCGCCGCCCGCGCCGCCCAGGCCGAGGGGTTCATCCGGGCCCTGCCCGCCGGGTACGACACCAAGGTCGGCGAGCAGGGGCTCACCCTCTCCGGCGGCCAGCGCCAGCGCATCGCCCTCGCCCGCGCCATCCTGACCGACCCCCGGCTGCTGCTCCTCGACGACGCCACCTCCGCCGTCGACGCCCGCGTGGAGCACGAGATCCACGAGGCCCTGCGCTCCGTCATGGCCGGCCGGACCACCCTGCTGATCGCCCACCGCCGCTCCACGCTCGCGCTGGCCGACCGGATCGCCGTACTCGACCGCGGGCGGCTCGCCGACATCGGCACGCACGAGGAGCTGGAGAGCCGCTCCGCGCTCTACCGCAGGCTGCTCACCGACCCGGACGCGCTCGGCGCCGCCTCGCCGCGGACCCCGGACGCCCGGGTGATGACCGAGTTCGAGCGCGAGCTCGACCGGGACCTCGAACGCGGCATCGAGCTCGAGGCCGAGATCGACTCGGAGCCCGTCAACGCCAAGCGCCGGGTCGCCGGCGGGGTCACCCCCGAGCTCTGGCGCCGCCAGGACGAGCCCGACACCGCTGCCGGTGCCCCCGTTCCCGGCGCCGCCCCCGCCGCGGGTGGCGCGCCCGGAGCCGGGCATTCCATGGCCGGGTCCGTCTCCGGCATGCCCGCCACCCCCGAACTGCTCGCGCAGGTGGCCGCGCTGCCGCCCGCCGACGACCTCCCCGAGGTGGACGAGACCCGCGCCGCGGCCGCCGAGGAGAGCTACGGACTGCGCCACCTGCTCCGCGGGTTCTGGGCGCCGCTGGCCATCAGCCTCGGCCTCGTCGCCGCGGATGCGGGGGCCGGACTGCTGCTGCCGATCCTGATCCGGCACGGCATCGACCAGGGCGTGGAACAGGCCGTGCTCGGCGCCGTCTGGGTGGCCGCCGGGCTCGCCCTCGCCCTCGTCGTCGCGCAGTGGGCCGCGCAGTTCGCCGAGACCCGTATGACGGGCCGTACCGGCGAGCGCGTGCTGTACGCCCTGCGCGTCAAGATCTTCGCCCAGCTCCAGCGACTCGGCCTCGACTACTACGAGCGCGAGCTGACCGGCAAGATCATGACCCGGATGACCACCGACGTGGACTCGCTGAGCTCCTTCCTGCAGACCGGCCTCGTCACCGCCGTGGTCTCCGTCTTCACCTTCTTCGGCATCCTGATCGCGCTCCTCGTCCTGGACGTCGAGCTCGCGCTGATCGTCTTCGCGACCCTGCCCGTCCTGGTCGTCGGCACGATCGTGTTCCGCCGCAGGTCCGTCGCCGCCTACGAGCTCGCCCGCGACCGGGTCAGCCTGGTCAACGCCGACCTCCAGGAGTCCGTCTCGGGCCTGCGCATCGTCCAGGCCTTCCGCCGCGAGGGCTCGGGCGCCAAGCGCTTCGCCGAGCGCAGCCACTCGTACCGCGAGGCCCGGGTCCGCGGCCAGTGGCTGATATCCGTCTACTTCCCCTTCGTGCAGCTGCTGTCCTCGGGCGCCGCGGCCGCCGTGCTGATCGTCGGGGCGGGCCGGGTGGAGGCCGGGACGCTCACCACCGGCGCGCTGGTCGCGTACCTGCTCTACATCGACCTGTTCTTCGCGCCCGTCCAGCAGCTCTCCCAGGTCTTCGACGGCTACCAGCAGGCCACGGTCGCTCTCGGCCGCATCCAGGGGCTGCTGCGCGAGCCCACCACCACCCCGCTGCCCGAGCGGCCGCGCGCACTGGAATCGCTGCGCGGGGAGATCGCCTTCGAGAACGTCCGCTTCCAGTACGGGACGGCCGAGGAGCGGGGCGAGAACGGCGAGGCCCTGGCCGGCATCAGCCTGCGGATACCCGCCGGGCAGACCGTCGCCTTCGTGGGCGAGACCGGAGCCGGGAAGTCCACGCTGGTCAAGATGGTGGCCCGGTTCTACGATCCGACCTCCGGCCGGGTCACCGCCGACGGGGCCGACCTGCGCGAGCTGGACCTGACGGCGTACCGCCACCGGCTGGGCGTCGTCCCCCAGGAGGCCTACCTCTTCCCGGGGACGGTCCGTGACGCCATCGCCTACGGGATCCCCGGTGCGAGCGACGCCGAGGTGGAGGCCGCCGCCCGCGCGGTCGGCGCCCACGACATGATCGCCACCCTCGACGGCGGCTACCTGCACACCGTCGCCGAGCGCGGCCGCAACCTCTCCGCGGGCCAGCGCCAGCTGATCGCACTGGCCCGGGCCGAGCTCGTCGACCCGGACGTGCTGCTGCTCGACGAGGCCACCGCCGCCCTCGACCTGGCCACCGAGGCCCAGGTCAACCAGGCGACGGACCGGCTCGCGGGCAAGCGCACCACCCTGGTGGTCGCGCACCGGCTGACCACCGCGGCGCGCGCCGACCGGGTCGTGGTCATGGACCGCGGCCGGGTGGTGGAGGACGGCACCCACACCGAACTGCTGGCGCGCGGCGGCCGGTACGCGGAGCTGTGGCGCACCTTCGTCGGCGAGGACGAGCGCGCCGCGGCCTGA
- a CDS encoding PucR family transcriptional regulator: MPSPPRDPEYGDGPVGEPLTPTVPLAALLGDRELGLRHLAGPAAAGVHGVHASEMPDPSPYLLGGELLLTAGAGPADDPDGYVARLAGAGAAALGFGVAPVHEEVPAALAEACARHGLPLLEVPPRTPFSAVARAVGRLMAEARTRELRRVTEAQQALAAAAARPDPVPAVLARLAASLGGSVALWPGGRAAGPELPAPAWEALSALLTRVGREGGPATATDRAGGHHLAAYALAGRAALGTATPARAPGDHTVASVAAVLLTLLTAERPAGAEAAALTRLLLDGNPAAALAAGPWYAVHARGSGDPQALAAALGTVLLDPHEGGVRLLTDREPAAQPGWRLGVGAPAAPDALATADAQAARALERAEAARTPLARHTDPGFAGLVGEAEARAHAEALLGPLPPALRETLHGWLAHHGNWDRTAAALGVHRNTVRQRIGRAAELLDRDLDDPDVRMELWFALRVAAG; the protein is encoded by the coding sequence ATGCCCAGCCCTCCCCGCGATCCGGAGTACGGCGACGGCCCGGTCGGGGAGCCGCTCACCCCGACCGTGCCCCTCGCCGCGCTGCTCGGCGACCGGGAGCTCGGCCTGCGCCACCTCGCCGGGCCGGCCGCCGCCGGGGTGCACGGGGTGCACGCCTCCGAGATGCCCGACCCCTCCCCGTACCTGCTCGGCGGCGAGCTGCTGCTGACCGCCGGGGCGGGTCCCGCCGACGACCCCGACGGGTACGTGGCCCGGCTGGCCGGGGCGGGGGCTGCCGCGCTCGGCTTCGGCGTGGCCCCGGTGCACGAGGAGGTCCCGGCCGCGCTGGCCGAGGCCTGCGCCCGGCACGGGCTGCCGCTGCTGGAGGTGCCGCCGCGGACCCCCTTCTCGGCGGTCGCCCGCGCGGTGGGTCGGCTGATGGCGGAGGCCCGGACCCGGGAGCTGCGCCGGGTCACCGAGGCCCAGCAGGCCCTGGCGGCGGCCGCGGCCCGACCCGACCCGGTCCCGGCGGTGCTGGCCCGGCTCGCGGCGAGCCTGGGCGGGTCGGTCGCCCTGTGGCCGGGCGGCCGGGCGGCGGGCCCGGAGCTGCCGGCTCCGGCATGGGAGGCCCTGTCCGCGCTGCTGACCCGCGTCGGCCGCGAGGGCGGACCCGCCACCGCCACCGATCGGGCGGGCGGACACCACCTGGCCGCCTACGCCCTGGCCGGGCGGGCCGCCCTGGGCACCGCGACCCCGGCCCGCGCACCCGGCGACCACACCGTGGCATCGGTGGCCGCCGTCCTGCTGACCCTGCTCACCGCCGAGCGGCCCGCCGGGGCCGAGGCGGCGGCCCTGACCCGGCTGCTCCTCGACGGGAATCCGGCCGCGGCCCTGGCGGCCGGACCCTGGTACGCCGTCCACGCCCGCGGGTCCGGGGACCCGCAGGCCCTCGCGGCCGCGCTGGGCACCGTACTGCTGGACCCGCACGAGGGCGGCGTACGGCTGCTCACGGACCGGGAGCCCGCCGCACAGCCCGGCTGGCGGCTCGGGGTGGGCGCACCGGCCGCGCCCGACGCGCTGGCCACGGCCGACGCCCAGGCCGCGCGGGCCCTGGAGCGCGCGGAGGCGGCCCGTACCCCGCTGGCCCGCCACACCGACCCCGGCTTCGCGGGCCTGGTCGGCGAGGCCGAGGCGCGCGCCCACGCCGAGGCCCTGCTGGGGCCGCTCCCCCCCGCCCTGCGGGAGACCCTGCACGGCTGGCTGGCCCACCACGGCAACTGGGACCGCACGGCCGCGGCCCTGGGCGTCCACCGCAACACCGTCCGCCAGCGCATCGGCCGCGCCGCCGAACTGCTGGACCGGGACCTGGACGACCCGGACGTACGGATGGAGCTGTGGTTCGCGCTGCGCGTCGCCGCCGGGTGA
- the tesB gene encoding acyl-CoA thioesterase II — protein MNQALTTLLDLLDLEQIEENIFRGTSRPSLVPRVFGGQVAAQALVAAGRTVPADRIAHSLHSYFLRTGDTSAPIVYSVDRIRDGRSFTTRRVVAVQHGQPIFHLSASFQTYEDGLDHQVAMPSAPDPESLPTAAESLPAYREIFRDPGTVERLIETREAVDLRYATTPPWGSIGEPVEPRSQVWFRTAGKLDSADPLLHTCLATYVSDMTLLDSVLLAHGRGGWAVGDVVGASLDHAMWFHRPFRADEWLLYDQESPSAAAGRGLGQARIWTQDGRLAVTVIQEGVVRVPRA, from the coding sequence ATGAACCAGGCACTGACGACGCTCCTCGATCTGCTCGACCTCGAGCAGATCGAGGAGAACATCTTCCGCGGTACCAGCCGGCCTTCGCTGGTACCGCGCGTCTTCGGCGGCCAGGTCGCGGCCCAGGCCCTGGTCGCGGCCGGCCGGACCGTCCCCGCGGACCGCATCGCGCACTCGCTGCACTCCTACTTCCTGCGCACCGGGGACACCTCCGCACCCATCGTCTACTCGGTGGACCGGATCCGCGACGGGCGCTCCTTCACCACGCGCCGGGTCGTCGCCGTCCAGCACGGCCAGCCGATCTTCCACCTCTCCGCCTCCTTCCAGACGTACGAGGACGGCCTCGACCACCAGGTCGCCATGCCGTCCGCCCCGGACCCGGAGTCCCTGCCCACCGCGGCCGAGTCGCTGCCCGCGTACCGCGAGATCTTCCGCGACCCCGGCACCGTGGAGCGGCTGATCGAGACGCGGGAGGCGGTGGACCTGCGCTACGCGACGACCCCGCCCTGGGGCAGCATCGGCGAGCCGGTGGAGCCGCGCTCGCAGGTGTGGTTCCGTACGGCCGGCAAGCTGGACAGCGCCGATCCGCTGCTGCACACCTGCCTCGCCACCTACGTCTCCGACATGACCCTGCTGGACTCGGTGCTGCTCGCGCACGGGCGGGGCGGCTGGGCGGTGGGCGACGTGGTCGGCGCCTCGCTGGACCACGCGATGTGGTTCCACCGGCCCTTCCGGGCGGACGAGTGGCTGCTGTACGACCAGGAGTCGCCCTCGGCGGCCGCGGGCCGGGGCCTCGGCCAGGCCCGCATCTGGACGCAGGACGGCCGGCTGGCCGTGACGGTCATCCAGGAGGGCGTCGTACGCGTCCCGCGTGCGTGA